The genome window CCTTTGTCAAAATCTTTTGCAAATTGGGGGCTTTGCTTCTTTCTTGTTTCAATGTATTTATCCAGATCGTCCATCTTCTATTTACCTCCTGCTCAAATATTCTTTCTTCCGCTTTTCTGCCAGTTTAATCTCCTTTAAAGGAATTTTCTGGCTCTTCTTTTGGAAGGAGTTGGTCAGTATGATCAACTCTTGACCATGAAAGAAGCCAAGAAGACGGAAGGTGTTTCTTCCCACATCAACTCTGGCTTCCCAAATATCGTTTGTCTTGACCAGCTTCTTGAGGTATTTAGATGGAACCTGATCAATCTCTCGAATCAATTTCAATACCCATGCTATCTTGGTCGCCTGTGTGTCTGTCAGCCTATCCAAGTGCTCTTTAACAGGACACTTGCCTGACGCAGTCCGATAGAATGAGATTGTTTTCATGATTATAAGGTAAACAAATATGTGAACATTGTCAAGATATGAATTTTAAATCTTCAGACAACGAACGGCAAAAATCAGCCGGCGCTGCAAGCGATTGGCTGGATTGTTTTGTTAGGTGCATTCTATATCTCTTGTTCTACCAAGTGCGACTCAG of Syntrophales bacterium contains these proteins:
- a CDS encoding type II toxin-antitoxin system RelE/ParE family toxin; this translates as MDRLTDTQATKIAWVLKLIREIDQVPSKYLKKLVKTNDIWEARVDVGRNTFRLLGFFHGQELIILTNSFQKKSQKIPLKEIKLAEKRKKEYLSRR